The Glaciimonas sp. PCH181 nucleotide sequence ATACTTTTTTAACAGCGCTTGATAAGATTGGTTGAGACGCGCGTCGCCTTGATCAAACTGCTTCTGCGCGCACGCGTCCATTTCAATCGTATTACGCTGCGTGACACAAGGATCTTCCGTTGCAGCGAAAGAAATCAGCGGTAACAGACAAAACAAACCCAACAATGATTTACGCATACCATCCCATCCAATTAAGCCAATCTTTATTAACTTCATCAATGTCAAAGTTACCTCTGACGGATTTTAAATTCGCTTGAAAATGGAAGTCCCTCGTTTTAAATAACCCGCTATGCGCAAAAAAGGCCAGAAAAAACTGGCCTTTTCACGTTACTGGTTATCGTCGACTTCAGACTTAGGTTAATTCTTCCAGTCGAATCTTCGTGACCATACCGACTACTGTCTCCAATGCTTCGATTTTTGCAATCGCCGCTTCGACATTTTTCTCTTGCGTCTGATGCGTCAGCATGATGATGTCGGTACGAGTTTCGCCTTCAGCCGGTTCTTTTTGCAACATAGCGCTGATAGAAATCAACGAGTCTGCCAAAATATGCGTGACATCGGCCAACACACCCGGCTGATCCGTCACACGCATCCGCAGATAGTAACTGGTCGTGATTTCTGCCATCGGCAGAATCTGAATGTCGGTCATTGCATCCGGTTGGAATGCCAGATGCGGCACGCGATGTTCAGGATCGGCAGTTGCCAGACGCGTGATATCGACCAGGTCAGCGATCACTGCCGACGCGGTTGGCTCAGCGCCTGCACCCTTGCCGTAATACAGCGTTTCGCCTACTGCATCGCCGCGTACTAACACCGCATTCATCGCGCCTTCAACGTTAGCAATCAGACGACTAGCCGGAACTAATGTCGGATGTACACGCAACTCAATACCAGCTTCGGTACGTTTAGTGATACCGAGTAACTTGATGCGATAGCCGAGTTGTTCGGCATAACGAATATCCGTCGCCTGCAACTTGGTAATGCCCTCAACGTGCGCTTTGGCAAATTGCACTGGAATACCGAAAGCAATCGCCGCCATGATGGTCAGCTTATGAGCCGCGTCGACACCTTCAATATCGAAAGTCGGATCAGCTTCGGCGTAACCCAAGCGTTGCGCTTCTTTGAGCACGACCTCAAAATCCAGCCCTTTATCACGCATTTCCGACAGAATGAAGTTGGTGGTGCCGTTGATGATGCCTGCGATCCATTCAATACGATTGGCGGTCAGACCTTCGCGCAATGCCTTGATAATGGGAATTCCACCAGCCACAGCCGCCTCGAACGCGACGATCACGCCTTTTTCTTGCGCCGCTTTAAAAATCTCATTGCCATGCGTTGCGATCAGCGCTTTGTTCGCTGTGACGACGTGCTTGCCATTGGCAATGGCCTTCAACACCAGATCTTTGGCGATGCCATAGCCACCAATCAGCTCGATGACAATGTCGATGTCCGGATTGTTAACTACCAGATTAGCGTCGTTGACTACTTCCACTTCGCCGTGCGTCAGTTGTTTGGCGCGCTCGGTGTTCAGATCGGCCACCATCGTAATTTCGATGCCGCGCCCAGCTCTTGCAGCAATTTCCTGCTGATTACGTTTTAAAACGTCGAACGTGCCGGAACCGACCGTACCTATGCCTAGTAAACCTACTTTGATGGATTTCATAATCTCTACTATCTGAAAAAAATGCTGCTATCGAAATGACCTAAGACCATCTCCGACGCTGTGAGCAACAACATGAAGCTCATCCACGAATCAAACCAACTGTTTTAAATCTGCCTTCAATGCGTCTTTCTTACGTACCGTGCCGCTTACGATATCCTTCAAGAAAATGCGCAATCCGACCGACCGATACTGCCAGATCATCCGTATTCGGCAAAAACACTACACGGAAATGATCGTGGGTCGGGCAATTAAATCCCGTCCCTTGCACAATCAGCACTCTTTCTTCTGCCAATAGCTGATAGGCGAAATCCTGATCATCTGCAATCGGGTAAATATGCGGGTCAAGCCGCGGAAACATATACAACGCGGCTTTTGGTTTAACGCATGTTACGCCGGGAATATCGGTAAGTAACTTATACGCCATGTCGCGCTGACGTGTTAAGCGGCCATTCGGGGCGACTAAGTCGTTAATACTTTGATAGCCACCGAGCGCCGTTTGAATCGCATATTGACCCGGCGCGTTGGCACACAAACGCATCGACGCCAGCATGTTCAAACCTTCGATATAACTTTTTGCATGTCTTTTTTCGCCTGATACGACCATCCAGCCAGCGCGATAACCGCATGAGCGATAATTTTTTGACAAGCCGTTGAAGGTGATAAACAGGACATCGTCAGCCAGCGAAGCCAACGAGGTATGCACGTGGCCATCGTAGAGAACCTTGTCGTAAATTTCATCGGCAAAGATGATCAACTGATGCTCACGCGCCAGATCGACGATTTCTTGCAATAACGTATCCGGATATAAAGCACCGGTAGGGTTATTGGGATTAATCACCACGATTGCGCGCGTATTGGCGTTGATTTTGCTCTTGATATCGGCAATATCAGGGAACCAATCAGCCTTCTCATCACACACATAATGGCGTGGCGTACCGCCTGAAAGACTCACCGCTGCGGTCCACAAAGGATAGTCGGGTGACGGCACCAATACTTCATCACCGGTATTGAGCAACGCGTTCATGCTCATTACAATTAATTCCGAGGCACCATTACCGAGATAAATATCTTCAATAGTGACGCCCCGAATGTTCTTTTGCTGGGTGTAATGCATCACCGACTTGCGCGGCGCGAACATACCTTTGGAATCGGTATAGCCTGCGGCATTACCCATATTGCGGATCATGTCCTGTACGATTTCATCGGGAGGCTCGAAACCGAAAACGGCCAGATTACCAATGTTCAATTTGATAATCTTATGGCCTTCTTCCTCCATTTGCCGCGCTTTTTCCAACACAGGTCCACGGATGTCGTAACAGACGTCGTCCAGTTTTTTTGATTTTTGAATTGGTCGCACAGCACGATCCTTGTTATTTGATGCCATATCGGCATGCATTCACTGGCGCAAAAGGGTTCGCCAGAATTAGCCCATTAGAGTAGGCGAGAACCAGCCATTTTGCCGAAAGCGTGAAGCTTTATCAATCAAATTATCATGTAATAGCAGTTCGTTACCGATGGAAAACGCTACAATGCAGCACTTTATTTTCCTTTTTACGGGAATTGGCGGGCTGCAACGATCTGATC carries:
- a CDS encoding homoserine dehydrogenase, producing the protein MKSIKVGLLGIGTVGSGTFDVLKRNQQEIAARAGRGIEITMVADLNTERAKQLTHGEVEVVNDANLVVNNPDIDIVIELIGGYGIAKDLVLKAIANGKHVVTANKALIATHGNEIFKAAQEKGVIVAFEAAVAGGIPIIKALREGLTANRIEWIAGIINGTTNFILSEMRDKGLDFEVVLKEAQRLGYAEADPTFDIEGVDAAHKLTIMAAIAFGIPVQFAKAHVEGITKLQATDIRYAEQLGYRIKLLGITKRTEAGIELRVHPTLVPASRLIANVEGAMNAVLVRGDAVGETLYYGKGAGAEPTASAVIADLVDITRLATADPEHRVPHLAFQPDAMTDIQILPMAEITTSYYLRMRVTDQPGVLADVTHILADSLISISAMLQKEPAEGETRTDIIMLTHQTQEKNVEAAIAKIEALETVVGMVTKIRLEELT
- a CDS encoding pyridoxal phosphate-dependent aminotransferase, with product MRPIQKSKKLDDVCYDIRGPVLEKARQMEEEGHKIIKLNIGNLAVFGFEPPDEIVQDMIRNMGNAAGYTDSKGMFAPRKSVMHYTQQKNIRGVTIEDIYLGNGASELIVMSMNALLNTGDEVLVPSPDYPLWTAAVSLSGGTPRHYVCDEKADWFPDIADIKSKINANTRAIVVINPNNPTGALYPDTLLQEIVDLAREHQLIIFADEIYDKVLYDGHVHTSLASLADDVLFITFNGLSKNYRSCGYRAGWMVVSGEKRHAKSYIEGLNMLASMRLCANAPGQYAIQTALGGYQSINDLVAPNGRLTRQRDMAYKLLTDIPGVTCVKPKAALYMFPRLDPHIYPIADDQDFAYQLLAEERVLIVQGTGFNCPTHDHFRVVFLPNTDDLAVSVGRIAHFLEGYRKRHGT